The sequence GCACGATGGTTCGCCCAACTGAGCATGTCCCCGGTCCACAAAACTATGTTGTTGAgaacctcacatgtagattcatatTAGTTAACAATTTGCTTAAACAAACTAACACAATTGTTTGATCTATGCAGAAGATGGCACTAATTGTTTGATCTAAATGTTGCGAGATGCTCTCCAATAAAATTTACATGGTTGCCTCATGGTTTATGTAAGGAACCCGTGAATTTGAATGCGTACAGCTTCAGTTGCTCTGACTGCTTTTAGAGAATTCGTCTTTAGATGAGTTGAATATTGTTATATTACTTGTCTTTATGTAGTAATGTAGAAATCATGCCACAACATAAGAGGTCCATATTTGAGTGCTAAAATAATTTTGATAATCACAACTCACCATCCTCTTTCAATAGGCTTAGGATCTCCTTTTTATATTTTTCACCCTACAATGAAAAAATGTTATATGGAGGCCAtggtatatcatcatatcatgtATTATGAACTTAGGATTTGCCTATTTCAATTAACAATGGTattgagccaattttggttgttcGAAATGGTAGATTTCGATGTTTGTTATGATTGCTGAGTTGATTATTGATAGCATCACTAAATAGTGACATATGCTTGCACAAGTGtcccccgttgcaacgcacgtgtATATACCTAGTAGTAATATATAAATGTAGTTTACATATATGTCTATATATATTATTATTTGAATGAATGTGAACGAAAATGTGAATTAGAAAAAACTATATTTTATAACGGATGAAGTATAATATACACTGAAGTATTATCATTAATTAACTAAAACGaacgaattttaatttgggaTAGAGTCGGGAAACAAAAAGAAAACGATTAAACAAGCAATTAATAAACCCCGACCGGAAAAGGACATTGTTCTTTTCTGCGCCCCTACTCCACCCGCCGCCTCCGCTCCTCGCCGCCGCGCGGCGCGGCGACGTGCAATCTTAGGGTTCGTGAGAGGGTTCCCGAATCCTCCTTGCCGTGCACCACACCGTCCCCCTCCACCGACGCCGCTGCTTCCCATGTCGCTCCGATCCGGCGGCCGCCAGCTATCTTTCGAGCTTCTCgcgggcgacctcaccgccgacgacccgGACGACATCTCCCCGCGCTCCCTGCCCGATACATCGTCCGATGGGCAGCGCCGGCGCAGGAGGCGGTCTAAGCGCAAGCGTGGGTTCCGGAGCCCCCCGATCCAGGAGGCGGTttcggagggggagcagcagccgcGCGTGGAGGGCGGCGGCAACTCGGCCGCGGCGTTCAGGGTCCTGGATCTGAAGTCGACTGCGGAGACGGTGTGCGAGAGCTCGGACGCGGAAAGGTCTGCGGCGAGCTGCGTGACCTATGTTGGCGTGGAGCTGAGGCAGAGGAGCGTCTCCGGGGGCGGGAGGGTGGTGGCAGCGTCCGCGGATGATGGGACCAGCAGCTGCGGAAGCAGCACGCGGGAGAGCGCCGCAGCTGCTGCGGCTGTGGCGGATGTGGCAGCCATGGCGTGGCGGCCTGAGGCAAATGGCGGCATGAAGAAGAAGCTGGAGAAGGAGTCGTCGCTGGACTGGGAGAAGTACATGAAGGACAATAACAAAATTCTCGGAGGTTCAGATCTCACTGTTCACTGTAATTCTGCAGAGCCACATGCCTTTTATTGTGATAATTTGATGGTCCTTTCACCACTCCTCGTTCTAGAGAACCCCTGAATTTCTTAGATGGTCTTGCTTCATTTCTGTGATATGAACAAAGTAGAACATGACATGCTGCCTGTGAAGTTTGTTGCATCCTAGAGAATTAGAGCATTAGGCTGGAAAGACGTCACAGTCTGAAATACTAATTGCTGGTCCATTCTTGGCGGATTTTGATATCTGACTAAATTTGGGAGATCTGATCACAAAACAGAATAATGGATTTAGTGGACCAATTTTCATTGCACTGGTAGATTCAAATTGAATTCTGATTTAATACCATGCTATTGTATATTGAGTTAACAAGCCCTAGATATGCATATTCACACATCTATAAACCATTTGCTGTTGCAGAATTTGAGCGCCTTGACAAATCACCATTCAGATACTTTCTTGGGGAACTATATGGTGGCAATTCACTGAGAAGCACAATTGCAGTGGGCAATGAGAAGAAGCGGCAGCGGGTGTACAACACTATGTTTCATGTCCCATGGAGATGTGAACGGGTATGCATCTGCACTTCTAATGGCAATACTTGTGTAAACCTCATGTATGTTATTTGAACTTTCGAGTATTGATGCTGTTCTAGTTTATTATCTTGCTTGGTGTCAGGCATTGCTGGAAAATGGATCCAATATGCAAGAGTTATTCACAATTTGGCATTTTTTAAAAACTAATTTTGCATGTTGATGAAACCAATAACTCATCACATACTTTTGACTGAACAATCATGAACGAATTCTTGTCCTGGTTTGGGTATTGATAGGCAAAAATGTATATTGACTTAAAAAAGGGCAGAATGTGCTGTGATGAACCTCATACTTGGTTATGTGTGCACTTCACATGTTTCAGGAGTAATTATGCACTTGTTTGTGTGATGAGAGAGATGTTTGATAATGATAAAATGCTGCAGCTAATTGTCGCAGGATTCTTCGTCTGCTTGGATTCCTTTCTGTCATTGCTTACAATTATGCCTGCACGAATTGTCGTTACCATCTGGCGGGTGATGAAGACCAGGTGGGTTTGCAGTTTTACTTAAATTAAGTGAAGTATGTTCTATCTTTTAATTATTTGTTGCCTGAAACAAATTTCGACAACTATCGTTTAGCAACATATTAACGGTGCGGAAACATTCTGTGATATATAATTGTAGATTCTGATAGATGTTGTCTTATATGATGTTCACAAAAAGTTATCTCGTAATGATATAATTTTTGTTTAAGATAATTGCACCTAAACATTACTTGTTGAACTAGTCTTAGGGTACCAGTTCTGGCTCTGGTTGGGAGGCTTCTGCTTAAGCTAGTTAACCTTGCTCCGTAAACCTAGTACTCTGTTGCAGTGAAAACTTAATGCACTTTGACCACAACTTTCTGATAAGctaggtgccgtttggttcataTATTTGTAATGTAATGGGTAacggataacgttaaatcatgtttgttttagtccaaccgtaatcagataccacactaaaatTTGATACCAGCCTATTCAAATTTGTGTAATCGAGCcgaaaccattaccattaccatttgcgttacattttttgaaccaaacagcaccctaGTTGCTATGGGATGTTTAACCCAACCATGAGAGCTTTAGTACATTTGTGATGTACAAGTATGATTTACTTTTTAGTATATTACTTTTTAGAGAACTTGCATGTGGGAACTTTACAAGTATGGGAACTCACTTCCTAGTTAACATAATCTCAGTTTGAAATGCAGCAGACCAGCAGTAGCTTTCTGAAAGAAGTTGAGCTCCTTGTACAGTACATGATTTACTTTGAGAGGAAATGTGAACCATGGAATAATTGCTATAAACAGAGATAACctgcttcgaagcaatactttgcAAAACAAGGCAaaagtattttttatttttattttccaatCAAGTGGCTATTTTATGCTTGGTATCCTCCATTGTCAATATTAGTTTACTGGGTAGATTGGCTTATATACTTATGTTTGTAGCATTTACTATAATAAACTTTAGAGGTGCAAGAAACCACCAGCATTATTTACTGTTTTACATCATTTCCTTTCCTGATGCTCTACTTGTTTGTAGTTGTGTGTTTTCTACCATTGACTTTTTACCAGCTTTATTTTTACAAGGCCACTCTTTCCCATTCAGTCCCTCTTTGGTTGACATATTAGATCATGTAATTATTTATCCAATGTATTTGTGACAGGAAGTTCCGGCGGCCAAATGCTGCTGATTTATCAGATTATGGATGTTTTGTAGTTCTAGCCCTTGGAGTTGCCTCTTTGCAAATGATAGGTCCCCCCCCCCCAACCGTTTTTTGTTGAACAAGTGGCCATCCTACGTATTTGTTAATCGGCCTACGATTGTTTTTTTTTGGTGTCAGATATTAGCTTAATTTACCATGTCATTCGTGGTCAGGGCACAATCAAGCTTTATGTCGTATACAACGTACTAGAGGTGAGTATACTATTTATTTATAGTATATGTTTGTTTATTATTAATACTGTGTGCTTGACCTGTGTTTTTGTTTTAGATCTTTGACAAACTCTGTCAATCATTCGGTGAGGATGTGCTGCAAGTTCTGTTCAACTCAGCTGAGGGGTTGTCAGCATGCTCGACAGATAATGTGACATTTGAACTGATGCGGTTCATTTTGGATGAGGCTATAGCCGTTGTTGCATTTGATATCCTTTTCTGCAGATTGCATCAGTTAATTTTCTTGCTAGTCACTGTAGGTTAAGTTAGTTGAGTTCTAATCTGTCAGTAGTTAATTTCCCTTTAAATGTTAGGTGTAATTTGAATTAGAACTAGATAAGATCATAGACACCTGACTGCCTAATGATAAAGGTCACACACAGATCTGGTGGTGAATCTAGTGATTGCAAtagcaaaattttcaattgaataTACAGTGGTATGGATTTGCTTGACATCAATGAGCTCTAATTACATTGTAAAATTTAATTGTATTATCAATACTGTTGCTATTATAATATAAACATCGAATTTTGAATCCCTTAATAAGTTATACTTGTCCATTCATTTGTCTTGTTAGCTCAGGCGATCACCCTGTCAACATGCATTATTGCCCACAATAATGCATTATTGGCTCTACTGGTATCAAACAATTTTGCTGAGATTAAAAGTAATGTATTTAAGCGTGTTAGCAAAGAGAATCTTCATAATTTGGTATACTATGGTGAGTGTGCTTATTTATACGCATATTATTCCAAACCATGTGCTTTTGTATTTGTTCTTTGGTTCTTTATGTGCTGAGCTACTTCATCATCTTAGCCTTTTAGCCATGTTAAAAAAATGCTAAGCTGGACTTTAATATTTATCTACATAGGCTTCTTCACAAAAACTGAACCATCTTCAAACAGCTTTGTGTACATTTTTATCAATGTAAGGTTCAAAACCATTGATCTAAACAACTAGCTTCAACCAGCAGTTTGATGGTAAAAAACCATACATATTCTCTAAATTCAAtcttggtgtatgctttttgcaGACAAATGTAAGGTTAACCATTTATCAATGTTAGTTTGGAAGGGACATACaagtagggctgggcattcggtttttttgaaacttcggttcggtttttAGGTTTTAAAAAACTTCGGTTTTCTACACATTAGAAACCGATCGATTTTcttgaaaatgaaaaaccgagaagtttggtttcggttttttacttcggtttttcggtaaaaaccgaataccaaactttatactcaagacaacacatacaaaaagtttatatgatagattacacataattttaaaagGTCAAAATTATATATGTATAAATATTTagagatacatcatacatcacatataaataagtgaataacaatttaattgtttcacacatttagttcacataatcgaaTAGCCAAATTTTAGAATTGATAAAGTTAGGTAATTCGGTTTTTTGGTATATCGGTTtggtatacggtgaaaaccgattacgataccgaaaaTTGAACGGATACAAAAACCGAAACCAAACCGAACTACCGAAAAAACCAAAATTccggttcggttcggttttcggtttccGGTAAAAATGTGCCCACCCCTACATACAAGGGACATAGAAGGTGGTATATTGGTGTATGCTTTTTGTAGACGATGTAGTGCTAGTTGATGAAAGTCGGATAggactaaataagaaactagagtTGGGGTAGGAGGCTCTAGGGTACAAAGGTTTTAGACTTAGTACAACTAAAACAGAATATATCAGATGTGATTTTGGCACTACAGATGAGGTAGGAGATGTAAGTTTGGAAGGTTAATTAGTGCTTTGGAAGAACAACTTTAGGTATTTAAGACTAATGCTACAAAGAGATGGGCATATTaatgaagatgttagccatatAATCGAAGCAGAGTGGATGAAGTGGCGTCAAGCATCTGACGTTCTATATGACAAGAGTGTACCATAGAAACTAAAAGGCAAGTTTTATAGAATGACGATTAGACTTGCTATGTTGTATGGTGCAAAATGTTGGCCTAAAAAAGACATATTCAGCAGATAA is a genomic window of Zea mays cultivar B73 chromosome 5, Zm-B73-REFERENCE-NAM-5.0, whole genome shotgun sequence containing:
- the LOC100383976 gene encoding Protein POLLEN DEFECTIVE IN GUIDANCE 1; translated protein: MSLRSGGRQLSFELLAGDLTADDPDDISPRSLPDTSSDGQRRRRRRSKRKRGFRSPPIQEAVSEGEQQPRVEGGGNSAAAFRVLDLKSTAETVCESSDAERSAASCVTYVGVELRQRSVSGGGRVVAASADDGTSSCGSSTRESAAAAAAVADVAAMAWRPEANGGMKKKLEKESSLDWEKYMKDNNKILGEFERLDKSPFRYFLGELYGGNSLRSTIAVGNEKKRQRVYNTMFHVPWRCERLIVAGFFVCLDSFLSLLTIMPARIVVTIWRVMKTRKFRRPNAADLSDYGCFVVLALGVASLQMIDISLIYHVIRGQGTIKLYVVYNVLEIFDKLCQSFGEDVLQVLFNSAEGLSACSTDNVTFELMRFILDEAIAVVAFVVHSFVLLAQAITLSTCIIAHNNALLALLVSNNFAEIKSNVFKRVSKENLHNLVYYDIIERFHIMAFLLFVLAQNILEAEGPWFDSFLINASLVFLCEVLIDAIKHSFLAKFNEIKPVAYSEFLEDLCKQILNDKPDDRQKDLTFIPLAPACVVIRVLTPVYATLLPAGPFIWRIFWILLWSVLTYFMLAIFKIIVGLILRCLANWYVNLRLTRKQHVD
- the LOC100383976 gene encoding protein POLLEN DEFECTIVE IN GUIDANCE 1 isoform X1; the protein is MSLRSGGRQLSFELLAGDLTADDPDDISPRSLPDTSSDGQRRRRRRSKRKRGFRSPPIQEAVSEGEQQPRVEGGGNSAAAFRVLDLKSTAETVCESSDAERSAASCVTYVGVELRQRSVSGGGRVVAASADDGTSSCGSSTRESAAAAAAVADVAAMAWRPEANGGMKKKLEKESSLDWEKYMKDNNKILGEFERLDKSPFRYFLGELYGGNSLRSTIAVGNEKKRQRVYNTMFHVPWRCERLIVAGFFVCLDSFLSLLTIMPARIVVTIWRVMKTRKFRRPNAADLSDYGCFVVLALGVASLQMIDISLIYHVIRGQGTIKLYVVYNVLEIFDKLCQSFGEDVLQVLFNSAEGLSACSTDNVTFELMRFILDEAIAVVAFVVHSFVLLAQAITLSTCIIAHNNALLALLVSNNFAEIKSNVFKRVSKENLHNLVYYDIIERFHIMAFLLFVLAQNILEAEGPWFDSFLIILNDKPDDRQKDLTFIPLAPACVVIRVLTPVYATLLPAGPFIWRIFWILLWSVLTYFMLAIFKIIVGLILRCLANWYVNLRLTRKQHVD